One Podarcis muralis chromosome Z, rPodMur119.hap1.1, whole genome shotgun sequence DNA segment encodes these proteins:
- the UPRT gene encoding uracil phosphoribosyltransferase homolog has protein sequence METMPCHNQRVGSADAPRQQQQQAGATDRDQDCSEQAVTGSGVGSGVVSRQLRFSEPGPGGDSPSPDSSSCCSGSGGGGCSCSGSNGGGPDTARSPTLDLPVTAASRLKLLPMNDQIRELQTIIRDRTSSRGDFVFSADRLIRLVVEEGLNQLPYTECTVTTPTGYKYEGVKFEKGNCGVSIMRSGEAMEQGLRDCCRSIRIGKILIQSDEDTQRAKVYYAKFPPDIFRRKVLLMYPILSTGNTVIEAVKVLIEHGVQPNVIILLSLFSTPHGAKSIIQEFPDITILTTEVHPVAPTHFGQKYFGTD, from the exons ATGGAGACGATGCCTTGCCACAACCAGAGGGTAGGCTCGGCAGATGCgccccggcagcagcagcagcaggctgggGCGACAGACCGGGACCAGGACTGCTCTGAGCAGGCGGTAACGGGGAGCGGCGTCGGCAGCGGCGTCGTTTCCCGGCAGCTCCGCTTCTCCGAGCCCGGCCCTGGCGGCGATAGCCCCAGCCCGgatagcagcagctgctgcagcgggagcggcggcggcggctgcagctgCTCTGGCAGCAACGGGGGCGGCCCTGACACGGCCCGGTCGCCGACCCTCGACCTGCCGGTCACCGCCGCCTCTCGGCTCAAGCTCCTGCCCATGAACGACCAGATCCGGGAGCTACAGACCATCATCCGGGACAG GACATCCAGCAGAGGGGACTTCGTATTTTCTGCTGATCGATTG ATCAGGCTTGTGGTTGAAGAGGGGTTGAATCAATTGCCATACACAGAATGCACAGTAACCACTCCAACAG GGTACAAGTATGAAGGGGTGAAATTTGAAAAAGGAAATTGTGGAGTCAGCATAATGAGAAGTG GAGAGGCTATGGAACAGGGTTTGCGTGACTGTTGTAGATCAATCCGAATAGGAAAGATCCTGATCCAGAGCGATGAAGACACTCAGAGAGCCAAAGTGTACTATGCAAAGTTTCCACCAGATATTTTCAGGAGAAAAGTTCTCCTCATGTACCCAATACTAA GTACTGGCAACACTGTGATTGAGGCTGTAAAGGTTCTTATAGAACATGGAGTCCAGCCAAATGTCATAATCCTGCTGAGTCTATTCTCTACACCTCATG gtgccAAATCAATAATCCAGGAATTCCCAGATATCACAATTCTAACGACAGAAGTTCATCCTGTTGCCCCAACGCATTTTGGACAGAAGTATTTTGGAACAGACTGA